The window ATGACCATATAATTTCTCATAAGGGGATACAAAATTGAGTGTCGATAGAGGCATGCGATTATAAGATAGCATGCACAAAGAACACAATCACCCCAATAACGGAGTGGAACATTGGACTAAACATATAGGGCACGAGCAACTTCCAACAAATGTTTGGGTTTGCGTTCAACAACGTCATTTTGTTACGGCGTGTCACTACAACTTCTTTGGTGAACAATGCATTTGGATTGGTATAATTGTAAGATAGAACCTTCACAAAGTTACTTAGCATTATCAGAACAGATTGTTTGAACTTTGCTATTAAACTGTGTAGCAACATATTCAAGAAAATGTGTAAGATGAAGAACAGATTCAgatttatttttcatcaaaaaaaagCCATGTACAATGCGTAAAATCATAAACAATTGTGAGAAAATAAGAACATGAATTGTACGTTGTTTGAGTGTAGGGGATCTACACATCTATATGGAGTAATTGAAAAGGGACAATGGACTTGATATAGCTAGTAGAAAATGGATATCTTGTTTGTCTAGCCTTTGGACAAATTGTACAAATTACATCATGCTTTAATTGTTTTGTATCAAGATGGGGACAAGCTAACTTTAATTTGTGTAAAGAAATATGTCTTAGGCGTAGGTGCCATAGTAAAGAAGAAGCTGTCTTGTTATTGTCATGGGATGCTAGAGTGGCTTGGGAGTGAGAAGAGGCATCGGTAAGTTTTTACTTTGATGTGCAGTAAAGTCCATGGAAAATTTTACTAAGGACCAGAGGTTCTTTCATCAAAAGGCCCTGAACAAAACAATGAGAGCGAGTAAAATGTAAAGTAAGATTATTATCTGAACACAAGCGTTGAACAGAAACAAGGTTAAAATGAAATTGAGGGACATAAAGAACATTAGTGAGGAGAATATTATCAAGTAATTTTATGTCACCAACCATAGTAACACAAAATTTTCGGCCATCAAGTATAGTAATGTAATGGTTAGAGCCTATGAGCTGTTTGATATTGGTAAAAAAAGATAGAGAATGGCACATATGATCCGTAGCGCCGCTGTCTATGATCCAAAAAGTAGAATCATGCTTAGAAATAAGACAAGAAATACCTGCTAGATGAGGAGTATTGGAAAGATTGGAAGAAACAAGTTGACAATCATCAAGAGTAGAGCTCTTGTGCTTGCCAAGAAGAGAAAGTATAGTGTTAAATTGAGTTGTGGAAAACCAGTATGTTCAACATTGGATGCATCATCATCAGAGGTAGTGTGGACAGCAGCAGCCACAAGTTTTCCAGGTCTAGTAGAGGGAGGATAACCATGAACCTTAAagcatcattcaagagaatgaGCATTGATCTTACAATGCTCACAAAAATGACGAGAGAAACGTTTTGTACTCGAAATAGGTTGACGATCTGAATGTTTAGTACCAGAATGCATGCGATGAGAAGCATTTTTTCGATCATATATGAATTCCATGGAATCAGGTACAGTGGTAGAAATTTGGGTGAGTTCTTTGTGACGTTGCTCTTAGAGAAGAAGGCGATATGCTTGTGAAATAGTTGGTGGTTGCTCCATCATGAGTATATTGATACAGACATGTTGGAAGTTGTCATTAACTTTCATGAGAAAGTGCATCGTACACTGCTATTGCTGTAATTTGAGGTATTGCTTAGTAAGACCACGTACACATCCACTAAGGTGATCAAGTTCATCCCAAAGTCTTCATTTTTGTGAAATAATTAGCAATGTGTTGATCAGTTTGTTGATTCTTATTAGTGAGTTCTTCTTGGAGAGAATAGAGTAGTGCCATTGACACCTATCCAAAACGATCTTCAAGATCACACCAAATTTCTTGAGCAGTACTACAATACATGATACTCTTTGCGGTTAAACGGTCCATAGAGGCAATTAGCCATCTGATCAACATATTGTTGCAACAAATCCAAGCTTTGTGAtcaggagaagaagaagaagaaggttgtgGTAGAGTATCATTAATGACCATTAAATGTTTCCAATTGGTGTATCCAGTACCATCAAAAAGAATAGATACATGTTTAAAACCAGCATGATCAGAAGGATGCAAATAATATATGCTAGAAGGATTATGTGTAAGATCAAGATCAGTAGGCATTGTTTTGATTTGGAAAAATAGGGTttcggaaaaataaaaaaaaggtttaGGAGTGCAGAAAAAATGGCGGAAGCAaacgaagaaaaaaaaaaacaacaaaacaagaTTTAGAAGAGAGGATCAAGATTAGGCTGATACCATTTTAGAACCTCCATTGTTAGCCATTGGAGTATTATTGAGAATGAACAAACACTACCAAGAAAAGTAGAGTGAAGAAGGTTTAGGGAGAGAAAAGTAAAAACCCTCTTGgaatcgaaaatttgaaaaaaaagagattatttatctacttaattccaaatataagattggggaaaacttatgtcccaaaataagcttccgtacatccaatcCTAGCTTCGGGTAgagtcgctattagtaacagcgaaagtgaaaaaaaaaaattaaaagcccaaagtcgctgttagtaacagcgacctaAAAAACAgcgacctaaaaaaaaaattaaaagcctaaaaaaaaaaatttttttttttttttaatttaagtcgctgttagtagtaataaaaaaaagagtataggtttcttttttttttctatccgAATCTGACACTTAGACTTGTGGCCATGGCCAATTATAGTTGTTGAATCTTTGTAACAATTACATACACCGATACCTCTACCAATCTTCCCTTCCCCTGACTGTACTCTGTTGATTGCTTCTAGCTCTGATAGCCACCATCCTCTCTAGCGCTCATCGCACTGCCTTGCCCTACATTTTCTTTATCCTTCccgttttctttttttatccTGTCAACCTGATTGAGGCCTTTTGGGGGGTTTTAAAGTACATTTTTTAGGAGTAGCAATGTCAATTTCCTTCTCTTTAGGTATTAAAGGTCTAAATTAAGGAGCTTCTATGGTTCATAACTCCTACAATCTTTATTGGCtttgaatttccttattttatacTTACAAGTACTCTGCTTATACATCATACTGATCAGTGTTGACAATTATCTCTTAAAGTGTCTTGTCTCTTGCTATCATTGTATTTCAGATCCAAAATACTACTCATAGTCAAGTTAAATCCAAAATTTAATGTTAAGGTTactactaacagcgacttaaattaaaaataaaaataaaaaaaaaatttttttttagtcgcGGTTAGTAACATCGACTTTGGgcctttaattttttattttttttaggtcgctgttactaacagcgactttgggcttttaatttttttttgttttttcactttcgctgttactaacagcgactctacCCGAAGCTAGGATGGGAtatacggaagcttattttgggacataagttttccccaatcttatatttggaattaagtagataaataatctcatttttttcaatctttcctcGGAATCTTGTAATTATTAATGcacaactatatatataatacctaTTTATAAGATAGGTGTAAAACTTCTTTATACATTGTAACAAACTTTTATTGAAAAAGAATAAAACTATACAGCTCATAACATAACGAAGCAGATTGTTAATGCCACGCATAAAGAAAGAAACCAGTATATCAACATCAATTCAAACGAGACCTTAACGGTAATTCCTACttccttaaaaaaattttctttgtgaAATTTCGAGAAATAGTTTTTTCTTATTTGCTTATACACAAAAAGTTACATTTAACACAAGAAATTCAAATTTACCCCCACTTTCCACTTGATTAAGAAATTCATGCACTTTGTGCAAATTTGCActttaaagaaaatttatatttctcaAACATGTTAACCATACAACTACTCAATAAACCAATTCTTAAGAAATAAAACATCCAAGAGAATAAAGAGGCAATCAAACCACCTCTACAACTTGATACATAAACAGAGTTCTTGATTCATGCCAATATTCCCtctattattttttagaataCATCAGTTATATTTTCGATAAAATTTAATGATATGATAtatcaaattgaaaaataagataaaacaataaataaatgatagaaataagttattaaaattGGTTGATAACAATTTGTGGatgagaaataaaataaaaatagtaggTCTACTGAAATAAAAACTAATGCAAATAAAAAGGATATAATGAATATTATATAAGTTTTATATTGACAAGTTGGCTACTTGTCATTTGTCACTTGTTAGCTATTCTTATGGGCGACAAGAAAATATAATGTATTAAGCTAATGCTATACGTTTTTTTAGTAAAAGCTAATGCTATAACCTAATACAGTACTTATTAAGTACAATTCATAAATAATTAAGTAGAACTATAATTTAATCAATGCAAGTAATATATGTCTATATAATAAGTACTTTATTGACAAGCAATATATTATTGACTAGTTCgcttctacttttttttttttttttttttttttttttttatctaatccTATGTCTGAcattaaactaaattaaatgtCTTAAACACATATTATTCCAAATACTTAAGCGCTACACAAAAACCTGTTCTTaatcatcaatcaataaaatataggagtaataactaataagcaTTGTATATTGACAAGTTGGCTACTTGTCATTTGTCAGCTAATCCAAAGTGCGGCAATTagatctaattattattatgctcATGTGCCATACCGTACTGAATATGCTTAAGGGGagtaaaaaattgttttttctattttttctatcattattctttgtttgattttttaaaggaaCCAACTTCACTGAACTTTTAAACAGATACTTGaaggtaaaaaaataatatatatatatatatatatatatatatatatatatatatatatatatatatatatatatatatatatatatatatatatatgtgtgtgtgtgtgtgtacaaaTTACAGAGCAAACAAACTGTATTAATCTTGTTATTAGAATATCCATCGTGGCAATAGTAATTTGATAGCAAATggaaaaaatttatatgttgcggttgttttgaattttatgtAGTGCTTTTTGCCCCAATCATATGTAATATGAAATTCAAACATATAACGTTTTTCatgttaaattttaatagtacgTGACATTTAACGCATAGAGTATACACCAAACATAAAATTGCCACTATATACTTAAACTTTTTATTGTATAAGTGAaatcatattatttattaaaaaacataaattacatTGCAAAAGCTGTATATGGGTTTATAAagtatttttctttgaatttaggaagaatttagtttgtttttacTCTTTCTTTCCAATATCTCTagtttccttttttatttgggAGTTTTttaatgagataaaaaaattttaaattaaatcgtATCCTTCGGCTTCAAACCAAAtatgtttaaataattataattcaaaatattttgttgatgaTATCTCTAGGTCAGACTCGTGGTCAATTTAATTGTACCCTTGTTATGGAAGTTTCATTCTTATAATTTAGTCTTCTTACACGTAGGGTTAGGGATTGCAAAATTAATGGATAGATGTAGTACGTTCTCTTCTATATTCATACCcacctaaaatttttatattcacCATCCACCCAGTATTTATTGTACGCAGAATTTTTATATCCACACCTACCCACATAAGTATGCATTCAAATTCATTATTACGTACTAATATGGCCAACTGGGTATATATTCACCTTAAATTCACTCTAAATTTGAGTTATATACTTTATAAATCTTTAGAAATTTAATCGTATctctaattttttgtttaaatcattaatgtaaataaataaaatttatattctaatttttttaaggatagtttttaataaaaatattacaaaattgattcaaatttgacgaaaaaaaaaattaatggtatatggtgaattaataatttatcataaacggcacactaacagcagttgtcattaatggtattctgtgctaacggacgaaaactcaatagtatatggtgaattaaaatattttgtgtgatatatggtgaatttcgaagaaactcaatAGTATATCATGATTTATCCATTTAAGTTACTTAATTGACAAATTGGCTACTTGTCGTTGTCACTGGTCAGTCAATACTATATTCCTAAAAATAAAACAGCTGGCTACTCAGTACTTCCTATAAATCTAGCCATGGATTTGCAATCTTATTTTCATCCACCAAACTACACACATAAACAACACAATTACGTACACAATAACAGCAGAAACAAATGTGTCACAACCATCTATTTCTAGTATTGGCATTGGCATGTCTGTCAGTGTCACAAATCTCAGTAGCTGCCTCACCCATTGCTTTACCAGGGTGCAAGGAAACTTGCGGAAACATTAGCATTCCTTATCCTTTCGGCATTGGTCCTATATGCTCACAAAACCCTTGGTTTGAAGTCGAATGTCTCGAAAATTCATTCAAGTTAAAAAAACTTGGAATTTTCGGGTCCAAAATAACTTTGGACCCGGTCAATGGGGAACGCACTTTGGTATCAATCGTTCCATGTAGTCGCATTTGTGGGGGAGACGGAAACCCACAAACTCAAGTGTTTTCAAATTCCGATAATTTAAAAGGAAGTCCATTTTTATTCTCTAGAAAACGTAATGTTTTATTAGTAAACTCATGTGGAAGTGACGTAATTATACGTGACAAAAACAACAAACCGCTGGGCGGATGCGCAGCAGTTTGTAACACTAACACGTCTACTATAGGTGTAGATTGTTATGGCATTAATTGTTGCCAAACAACAATCTCATCTTCGATTGATTTTTACTCTTTAGAAGTTAGTAGTATTGGTAGTAAACGTACTATTGGTGATGAATGTACGAGAGCAGTTTTAGTGGATGCTAGTTTTATAcgtaacaagaaaaaaaatctaatgcATTTTCAAGGTTTGTGTGATCCAGCTTATGTTGTGTTGGAATGGAGTGTCAAAGATTTGCCAGTTAAGACAGCTAGTTATGCGGACGCTTCTTGTGTTAGTAAAAGTCCAAGTGCTGATGATGCGGGAGGTTATGTTTGTCGTTGCAAAAATAAATCTTTAGGCAATCCTTATCTTCCTTATGGTTGTCGAGGTATGGATACAGATTGTTGATTacaatttttttacttaaatactaAACCTAGCTACTTAATTTTAAACaagtttttaacattttaatatttttatattatttttagataCCGTATATTTtctactaattttattaaaatatttttaataggtTTGGTGgtactaatatatattttttctatttaaattattttaatgtttttttgatGCTTATGTTTTCTGCTTTTTCTCcatcaattttaatttacttttatcCTATTCACTTTAAATGTCCTATTTAATTTTGACATATTTGTTGATGCATGTTTTCAATGTTATATATTTCTAATTGCGTTTGagtaaaaaattatcaaaagttgatattaataatgtttacaataagacgaatcaaacaagattcacttgactatgttttaacttatccTTAAATTTATAACAGAGCACCTAATaaaagtgattgatgaatagtgttaaAAAAGCAAAATGACACATGTAaagtgaataagagggagtagacctgggaaaacggttggtcggtcgggttttgggtcggatcaatttcggtcgggtcattttcgagtcgggtcagtttcggatcaggtcagtttcaggtcggatcactctgggtttcgggtaggttcgaattgatccaacgggttaccataaaacattagaatatccaatcgactaattcaacataaaaaaaatcattaaaatgtctaaaaaaaatcattagagaaattacatgtacgattttcaaaaaatagttggtatgtcaggttcatttaagtgcaagaaaaataggggaattaatacttattttgaaagacttgtaagatacgcgcttta of the Amaranthus tricolor cultivar Red isolate AtriRed21 chromosome 6, ASM2621246v1, whole genome shotgun sequence genome contains:
- the LOC130814817 gene encoding wall-associated receptor kinase-like 8 isoform X1: MCHNHLFLVLALACLSVSQISVAASPIALPGCKETCGNISIPYPFGIGPICSQNPWFEVECLENSFKLKKLGIFGSKITLDPVNGERTLVSIVPCSRICGGDGNPQTQVFSNSDNLKGSPFLFSRKRNVLLVNSCGSDVIIRDKNNKPLGGCAAVCNTNTSTIGVDCYGINCCQTTISSSIDFYSLEVSSIGSKRTIGDECTRAVLVDASFIRNKKKNLMHFQGLCDPAYVVLEWSVKDLPVKTASYADASCVSKSPSADDAGGYVCRCKNKSLGNPYLPYGCRDGPKARLSESSSTHKDVQIH
- the LOC130814817 gene encoding wall-associated receptor kinase-like 8 isoform X2; translation: MCHNHLFLVLALACLSVSQISVAASPIALPGCKETCGNISIPYPFGIGPICSQNPWFEVECLENSFKLKKLGIFGSKITLDPVNGERTLVSIVPCSRICGGDGNPQTQVFSNSDNLKGSPFLFSRKRNVLLVNSCGSDVIIRDKNNKPLGGCAAVCNTNTSTIGVDCYGINCCQTTISSSIDFYSLEVSSIGSKRTIGDECTRAVLVDASFIRNKKKNLMHFQGLCDPAYVVLEWSVKDLPVKTASYADASCVSKSPSADDAGGYVCRCKNKSLGNPYLPYGCRGLN